aaacactgttGAACCAACGGGTCCTATTTAAAAAGCCTTTGTCACATTGAGATGTTCAAAGACCTGCACGCTCGCAGTGTTTTCTATTACCACGCCTGATCAGACATCTCATCGGGTGGAGCTACTGTATTCAGGCAAATACACAATCACCCAACTTCTTTGTACTGAAGACATTACTCCATTTGACTATCAATATGAAGCTATTACTGCAGCAGCAAGGCGTGCAGTTAAATAGCGTTAATGTGGTGGATACGGCTGTGACTCTCCATCAGCTGacagtcaaacagcagcagatatCGCAGGAAACTTTATGTGCATGTCTCTAAATCTTCAACAGGATGGCTACAAtgacttttctatttttagccACTTGTTATAGTAACACTATAGATATAAATCAAAATATACTTACTATTTTGCGTACATGACTTAAAGCGCTTCCCTCTTTGCCTTTGCAGTTCTCAACCTGGTAAGGCGGTGAGATTACGACGTCGTCCATCACAATAATGTTCTTCTCCTGCCATTTACAGTCTTTGATGCTGCGAAGAAATGTTAACAGATGTTTGTGAAGCGCATCAATATAACATGGCTGGAGGGGCAAGACACCAGCTCTTCAGACTGCTTAGTTAAACAGATGAATATGGTCATATTACTGGGGTGAGCACTGAGGATATTTGTCATAATTCATTAAATTGTGGTGTGACCATTGACTGAAATTGCATCTGTTCTTCTATAGGGGCAGAAAAATTCAGGTGTCCGATAGCAGTCGGTCTGTTGTGTAAAGCTAAAATCTGATCCTGATCTAATGTAAAAAAGTAACATGAATTTCACACAAAGGGacttattttttacaaaaagcaACATGTGGCATGCAGGGGAATTGTgtctcatgttttgtttgtctcaagatggggcaaaaaaaaaaaaaaaaaaaaaaaaaaagcttaaaatatGATACgaatatatgaaatattaagttttatttttgctgtgatgataaaaatcatttaaccttcataaaaatgttcaacaaCAGCATTAAAATCATGCAGTAAAAACAAGCTGTGTCTTTCACCAAAAGAATCATTAAATCTTTAATTAAAACTGGACTGGAAGCAACTCTTTGCAGTGAAAACCTGACACATGGTTGAAACATTGTAGGGTGTAACAGCAATAGCTTTGTTTGTCAAATTGTGTCCTGAATACATTTCCCCTAGCTGGATTAATAAAACTTCAATGAGTGGCCAGCTGGCCTGAGTGCGTAGTCATAATTTGACTGCCATACATAGACAGGACACACCGGTCCTCATAACACCTGAACTGTAATTCTGTCTCTGGGAGTTGGGGAGAGTTTAGAGATTTGGAAATTGTGCAATTTGTCACCATCACATTTTTGGTGAAGTATATTGCATGTATCCTTTAGACACGACTTCTAAGAGAAAATGTTGAActcttgggtttttttttttttcctccaaatgatttcttgtttcacttttctgttttagttttggACTAACATCACTGGCACAGAAGGTTAGCTACTAAGACCAGGACCTGAGTCAGGCCAGGTCCTGATTAACTTCAGCCTCAGCAGGCACTGCTAACTTTATTGTGGCGAGACGAGACATCAGCTTTGATCACGCATTGCAGTGTGTCGGGGAGTGATGTGTCATTGAAGGCAGATGGAGAGTGTAAACTATGAACTGTAGTGAAAATCATATGGAACAGCAGGATCATCTAGTTTTAATAGTATACTTCTTGGCATTACTTAATGGTTCTGATTCTTCACTGTAGAAAACATCATGCAGTTCTTACGTTTTGTGAATAGTCTGGAATAGCTGTTGGCCCTCCACAGAAACCCCAGCACTGATTGCATAGGCTTGGGACAGCTTGTCCTCCTTTTCTGTCCGTGCTCGATTGGCAAGCTTTGGAGAATGGCACAGAACAAAAGgcataaaacaaacatctgaaactAGGAACTGGAAACTTTCATATAGGAACAgcttcttgtttttaattggAACAACAATAAGCGAAGACAGTTTGAAccatttgttgtgttgtggttaaGGGCTCTGGAAGTTATTCTCAGTATTCATCTGAAACACTTTTGAAATGGATGTGATGAACAGCTTATTAAATCAATGCAAGCACTTCATCCAGAATAATGACACAATTTAGACGCTCATGATATACTATATATGAACAAAgcctttgctttgttgttgcgGTGTTGCATCTCAGGGGCAGGTCACTTAGAAAGCCATGTTTCCAGCCCTGTCGTCAGCTGACAAGGTCATTCTCATGTCACAGGTTACATAAAAGGCAATGAGCTTCATCTTGCTCCGGTTTTAAAGGATCTTCAATAACCAGCATATCTTTTCCAAGTCACGTGATACCAGAGCCATTAGTGACATAGACCTCAGTTCACTCCTTGAACTAAACCAGTGACAAGGCACAGCATGATGCAAATCTAACTAATAGATTTCTGAGTTCTGACAATGGCCAGCTGTTTAAGCAAAGTGCCCGGTGACATGgatatttatttgactttaacTTGACAGGGATCACCTTAACGTGTCATTATTTTTGTCCTCTACACAGCTTGGCTGCTTCATTTTGAGGAGACCTCTGACCCTGAGAAGGATCAGCTAGTGGAAATCCAGGGAGTAGTTAAAGGACAAAGTCATAGTTATGAGTTTAACTCTGGATTTCCTTAGGTTAAATTCATCACTCATCATCAACAGAGGCAGTGAACCAACACataggggaaaaagaaaagatactGTCAATGGACTTACCTTGCTCACATTCAGTGATGCTAGTGGGGGTGGAGTCTCAGTGCGGTCAGTTATTATGTCCACATCAGAAACATAGGCTAAGTTGATCAGGATGACGTCGTTGAGGTTTGGCTTACCACTGGAGGAAGCACATTCTTTGAAAGAAAAGTCAAGGCAGACAACTTCATGACAACATAGAATAGCTACATTGAAATCTGACCCCCTACGAACTTTGACACGACCAGCTAGAGTGAACAGAGAAGCCTATGATACAGAGAACTGTGGCTGAGAGGTCGTGAGAGGTCGTGCCAGTTACAGCACACAACTATCAAAATGCAGTCGTGCCACCTCAAATAACCAAGTATGACTGAATGAAGACTTGCTGGAACCGTGTTATGTTTATGCACATTTACACATCACCACGAGAAGTATCCACTTGCCTCTCTGTGctgaaatataaatcaaatggCTTTTTGGGTAAACTACATAATGGCAGCTTTCCAAACTGTGCACTCAATATATTTTGGTTGATTTTATGGATTTCCTGGTTAATAAATTGAAGTCACC
Above is a genomic segment from Echeneis naucrates chromosome 19, fEcheNa1.1, whole genome shotgun sequence containing:
- the lsm12b gene encoding protein LSM12 homolog A isoform X1 yields the protein MAAPGPGEYFSVGSHVSCLTCLGQRLQGEVVAFDYQSKMLTLKCASSSGKPNLNDVILINLAYVSDVDIITDRTETPPPLASLNVSKLANRARTEKEDKLSQAYAISAGVSVEGQQLFQTIHKTIKDCKWQEKNIIVMDDVVISPPYQVENCKGKEGSALSHVRKIVEKHFRDVESQKSMQRSQAQQTQKDSTLSS
- the lsm12b gene encoding protein LSM12 homolog A isoform X2 translates to MAAPGPGEYFSVGSHVSCLTCLGQRLQGELANRARTEKEDKLSQAYAISAGVSVEGQQLFQTIHKTIKDCKWQEKNIIVMDDVVISPPYQVENCKGKEGSALSHVRKIVEKHFRDVESQKSMQRSQAQQTQKDSTLSS